The following are encoded in a window of Sminthopsis crassicaudata isolate SCR6 chromosome 3, ASM4859323v1, whole genome shotgun sequence genomic DNA:
- the GPR83 gene encoding G-protein coupled receptor 83 — protein MITSLLWFSLPCLVRAFERPERWTNNGSLDGDFGIPNVSSFFPWGNYSFSDWQNFVGRKRYGAESQKPMVKALLIVAYSFIIVFSLFGNVLVCHVIIKNQRMQSATSLFIVNLAVADIMITLLNTPFTLVRFVNSTWIFGKGMCHISRFAQYCSLHVSALTLTAIAVDRHQVIMHPLKPRISSTKGLISIAVIWIMATCFSLPHAIYQKLFTFKYSEDVVRSLCLPDFPDPADLFWKYLDLATFILLYISPLLIISVAYTRMAKKLWLRNAIGDVTTEQYYALRRKKKKTIKMLMLVVVLFAVCWFPLNCYVLLLSSKTIRSNNALYFAFHWFAMSSTCYNPFIYCWLNENFRSELKALLSICKKAPRPREHMLPSTIPSYRVAWPESGNCKGVQGPGNLPTASNGHSAKTDISSVDPIVAVS, from the exons ATGATAACTTCCTTGCTGTGGTTCTCCCTCCCGTGCCTGGTGCGAGCCTTTGAGAGGCCTGAGAGATGGACCAACAACGGAAGTTTGGATGGAGACTTTGGGATCCCCAATGTATCCAGTTTTTTCCCCTGGGGCAACTACTCATTTTCAGATTGGCAAAACTTCGTGGGCAGAAAGAGATATGGGGCAGAATCTCAGAAGCCTATGGTGAAAGCTCTGCTTATTGTGGCATATTCCTTCAtcattgtcttctctctctttggaAATGTCCTGGTCTGTCATGTTATCATCAAGAACCAGCGAATGCAATCAGCCACCAGCTTGTTCATTGTCAACCTGGCAGTAGCTGACATAATGATAACCTTGCTTAATACTCCTTTCACTTTG GTCCGTTTTGTGAACAGCACATGGATATTTGGAAAGGGCATGTGCCATATCAGCCGATTTGCTCAATATTGTTCCCTCCATGTTTCAGCCTTGACCCTGACAGCGATTGCTGTGGACAGACACCAG GTTATCATGCATCCTTTGAAACCCCGAATCTCCTCCACAAAAGGACTCATTTCTATTGCAGTCATCTGGATCATGGCTACCTGCTTTTCCCTCCCACATGCTATCTATCAAAAACTGTTTACCTTCAAATACAG TGAAGATGTTGTCCGCAGTCTGTGCCTCCCAGACTTCCCAGATCCAGCAGACCTCTTCTGGAAGTACCTGGACCTGGCAACCTTCATTTTGCTTTACATCTCACCTCTTCTCATTATTTCTGTGGCTTATACTCGCATGGCCAAGAAGCTCTGGCTGCGCAATGCCATTGGTGATGTGACCACAGAGCAGTACTATGCCCTTCGtcggaaaaagaagaaaaccatcaAGATGCTGATGTTGGTTGTGGTGCTTTTTGCTGTATGCTGGTTCCCCTTGAACTGCTATGTCCTCCTTCTTTCCAGTAAGACCATCCGGAGCAATAATGCCCTTTATTTTGCTTTCCATTGGTTTGCCATGAGCAGCACCTGTTATAACCCCTTCATCTACTGCTGGCTCAATGAGAACTTCAGATCTGAGCTGAAGGCTTTGCTGAGCATATGTAAAAAGGCACCCAGGCCTCGAGAACATATGCTTCCTTCTACAATTCCCTCTTATCGGGTGGCTTGGCCAGAAAGTGGCAACTGCAAGGGGGTACAGGGCCCTGGCAACCTCCCAACTGCCTCCAATGGTCATTCAGCTAAGACAGATATCTCCTCTGTAGATCCTATTGTGGCAGTGAGTTAA